AGCTTTGAGAGTAGGTCATCTCCTTAACTTTGGATAAATACCTTTAGTAGGGGTCCCGTGTTTGGTAATCCCCATTTATTTGGAACTAACTACCTAGGAGTCACTGCAAACCTCCAGTGTTTTTGTACCAACTTTCTTAGCCAGCGTTAATCCAGCTAAAAGGGCTTCATATTTTGCTAATTATTGGAGATTGGAAATTCGCATCGAATCAACTGTTCGATAGTAATCTCATTCTCATTTTCTAATATTATTCTCGCTCCGCTGGAGCTGCTGTTCGACGAGAATAATATTATAAAACGAGCCTTGATTCGAATAACAGCTCCAGCGGAGCGAAAAATCTGCCACAGAATGAGTCTAAGCTATATAGGTGTAAATTAGGAGTGTCTAACGTATCTAAGGAAGTCCTTGACTCCCTTTATATAATTTGTCTTATATCTTCTTGACtaagataagggaggtatttgaaaTTGAATGTTAGTTATTGGTTCCCGACTTTCTAGCCTATTTGGGTCGTATGGATGACTTAGGTTTAGAGTCCAGTTCGTCATTGGACCGTTTGAGACCACAAATGCAAGGACCGAAACAATATGTAAATCGATCATTTGATGATATGTTAAAAGAAATATTCTAATTACAATTAAATAGCCGTCCTTGAATGAACAAAGATATTACTGAcccaaaaagaaattaaaaatttggcaattttttcactaaaatataatttcaaaaatcacaaaagttTGACATAATTAAGTGCTTATTTGGGCGTCATTatcttgattaaaaaaatcttttttgaataaaaaaatatcttttttattttttatcgtgtttggcaaatttctaataataaaagtaaaaacactaaaaaaataaaaaaaacatcgtTTTTGAGAAggtataatttacatctttttttaaaagatttaaaaaaaagatgtttttcatgtaataaataaacgaaaaagtacttttatattattatacccaaacataattgatagataaaaatatctttttgtatgaaatatccaaacataaaattacttttatttttttataaaaattttttaaaaaagataactcaaaaaaagatcttttttaaaaaactcacccaaacaaaTTCTAACCTCTAACTTTAGGGAGCTTTGGAAGCCATGAGCATAGCACCCAAGAATTTATAAAATATCTCAAGACCGGTGGGGGGGGGGGTTTCAAAATTGTTGTTTACTTGTTAAATTTGGTTTCGTGCTAATAATATCTCTATGTAAAAGggatttattcttttttttatttgaaataaaaaataactcaCCAATAGTAATCCCATCTGGGTCTAACTTTGGTCATGCGGTTGTGGCCATGAGGATAATCACTTTCAGCTCTTCTGGCGTTTCGGAAAGCACAGCAACCAATGGAATAAATACAAATGAGGAACACAAGCACCACAACGTTCAGAACTGATATCTTGTGCCAATCTCTTCTGATGTTTTCAAGCACCCCAGCCTTGCACGAATCGCATTCGTAGCATAGCATTGTTGGGGCGCTGTTCCAACGATAGCAATCAGATTGTTGAGCAACCACTATTGTGTCCGGGTTGTAGTAATTGGTATTGCATGATGTTGGTGGATTACAGCATCCAGACTGCAGTCAAACATATAACTTATTATTGGATTCTCTTATGTTTAGACAACAAATCAAAAGGAGTAGatataaaccttttttttttttttgatttttttttttttttgaattgggCCTGCAAACCAAAATGGACCAAGGACTGAAACAGAACGTGGAGAGGAAGACGAGCTGGGCCAGGCATTTCCTCGTGGATCCGGGTCAAAGAAACTGGGCAGGGAGAACCCTCAGCATCTACACGGATCTGATCCAGGTCCATCGATCCCCAGCGCTGCAGGGTTGAGAAACGTCGAAGCTAGCTCTGCCAGGGATGTGCTTCTTGCGACCGGCTGCGCGACGCTTACCCTGGGAGATCCGGTGGATAGCCAGGATGTCTTCCATGCCTGTGCGTCGAAGATAGGAGAGCCTGAACGGCCGGGCACCGCTGACCACTATCCTGGCAAGAGATCAGAGGGACGAGGCCACCCGGAGGTTCTGGACGCCGATGGAGGGTCTGACGGAATGGTGGTCCGACGACGTCCGGTTGATGTTGATGCCGAACCGGAAGTGGACAGTCTCACTAAGGAGGGAACCAGCTGGTTTGGCCAAGGATGCCAACATGTACTGAGCCAGGAAGAGAAGAGCGAATTGGAAGAAGGTAAAGACGAAGCTATGGGTCAAGGGAATTTGAAGGACTGGAATAATGGGGATGCGGGTTCCGAGACAGAACCTGAACACGCACCACCTGATGCTGAGCAGAGGGATTCACAGGCAGAACAGTTAATAGAGAATAAGGAAACGTTGAAGCTAGCAGTGGAGTCAGGTGCAGTTTTCTATGACGATGAGGAAGATCTTATGGCGATTCTACAAAGTCAGAATGAAGTAATTGCAGCAAAAAGAAAACTGGCAAAACAGAAGGAGAAAGCTAGAAGAAGCAGGCCCAAACGACATAGCAAGGTGTGTAAGAACTATTTTAAATGATTTATAGTTGCTGGAATGTTAGAGGACTAGGAGGGAATGGAAAGTGGTGTATGGTGAAAGAtttgaagaaaaaatatagatTGAATATGCTAGGCTTGATTGAAACCAAAAAGGAGGCTGTGTCTAGGTTTGATGTAACTCGTCTGTGGGGTTGTGATACGGTGGATTGGGAGTGTGTGGAGTCTGTTGGTGCATCGGGTGGTTTGCTGTTAATGTGGGATAATTATCTATTTACAAGACTGAATTGCTTTAAAGGGGACGGCTGGCTGTGCGTGGAGGGTGTTCTGACAAAAAACAATTTCAAATGTGTTTTCTGCTTGATATATGGTGCACATGTTAGGAGTGAAAAACTGGTAATGTGGGAGGAGTTAAGTTACATGGTGGGTCTTTGTCAGGTTCCGTTTTGCTTCATGGGAGATTTCAATGAGATACTACATTTGGAAGAAAGGAAAGGGGCTACTAGTCTACCGGCATCTGTGGAGGATTTTAAGGATTGGGTACAAGATCTGCAGTTAGTTGATTTACCATTAACTGACCGAAAGTTTACATGGTTTCGGGGTCAATCTTGTAGCCGCATTGACAGGGTCCTGGTCAGTTTGGAGTGGCTTGAGGAGTTCCCAGACACTCGATTGAAAGGAGGACCACGAGGCCTATCAGATCATTGTCCTTTGATTCTAGAAGACTCTAGAATCGGTGCGGGCCCAAGACCGTTTCGCAGTTTGGATTCTTGGTTTACACATGAGGGATTTCTGAAATTGGTAAAGGATGAGTGGAGGAAACTGGGAGACGACATGTTTACAAACAAGCTGAAGGCGTTGACAGTACCGCTCAGGAGATGGCATACGGATAAGTTTGGGGATATGGATAACAGAATAAAGAAGTTTGAGGAGGAGATCAAGAAGATTGATGACAAGGTCAGTGCTGGTAGTTATGATGGAACAATGGAGGCTAGACGTAAGGCATTGGTGACTTGTTGTGCGAAGTGGTATGTCAGAAAAGAGGtgcattggaagcagatgtccaGATCCAAGCATGCTAGAGATATGGACAGGAACACTAGATACTTCCATAACTTAGCTTCGGCAAGGAGGAGGAACAACAGAATAGATTCTTTAATGATTAATGGGAGGATGGTACGGAATCAGGCTAGAATAAAGTCTAAGATTGTGGGCTTTTATAAAGATCTTTATAGACAGGAGCATGCCCCTTTGATTGGGATCCGTGAGGGGCTGGTTAAGCAGATTACTGGAGAAGAGGCAGCAATGTTAGAGGAGATGCCATCGTCAGATGAAGTACGAGAGGCAGTCTGGGATTGCGAGTCCAGTAAAGCTCCAGGTAGTGATGGCTACAATATGAATTTTATCAAGAAATGCTGGGATGAGCTTGGTCAGGAGTTTACTGCAGCTGTGTTGAACTTTTTTCAGAATGCTAAGTTACCAGCAGATGCTAATGTTACTTGGGTGGCGCTAGCACCAAAATTTGTGGGAGCCAAGGAGATCAAAGACTTAAGACCGATTAGTATGGTTGGATGTGTCTATAAGGTAATATCTAAAGTGCTGGTAAGAAGAATGCGATCAGTGATGCCGCATCTAGTGGGAGAGACTCAATCTGCTTTTGTAAAGGGTCGCAAGATACATGATGGTGCTCTCATTGCTTGTGAGACAGTTCACTGGCTTAAGCTGCGGAAGAAGCAAGCGGCAATAGTTAAATTGGACTTCCAGAAAGCCTATGACAGAGTGAGATGGAGCTTTGTGGATGTAGTGCTTCAGAAGATGGGTTTTGGTAGTAGATGGAGGACCTGGGTGAAGGAGTGTGTGACTACAGCATCTATGTCAATTTTGATCAATGGGTCACCGACCAAGCCGTTCAAGATGGAGAGGGGCCTCAGGCAAGGCGaccctctctcccccttcctgTTTGTTCTCGTTGTTGACGTTCTGCACAGGATGGTGGGGGAGGCAGTTAGAAATAGCAGAATATCTCCACTACTGGTGGGAATGGATAATGTGGAATTGTCGCATCTCCAATTTGCAGACGATACCATTCTATTTTGTCCTCAGGAAACGGAAACGCTAGTGAACTACAAGAGGCTCCTGCGTTGTTTTGAGCTAATGTCTGGCCTAAGTATCAACTTTGAAAAATCGAGCCTAATTTCAGTCAATTGTGAGAAGGAATGGGTGACGAATATGTGTGGCCTATTGGGTTGTGGAGAAGCGGTGTTACCTGTTAGATACTTAGGGATTCCTCTTGGTGCTAATCCTCGAttggtgaagacttggaaacCTATCATAGACAAGGTTGAAGACAGGCTGAGTTTATGGAAAGCTAAATCCCTCAACAAAGCGGGTAAGTTGGTCCTTATAAAATCTGTCCTCAATAGCTTGCCGGTTTACTACTTAAGCTTGTATAAAATGCCAAAGGGAGTTGCAGATAGGATTATTGGGCTCCAAAGAAGGTTCCTGTGGAGTAAAGAAGATGGGAATAATGGGATACCAATGGTGAAATGGGAGGTAGTTCAGGCTCCGAAAAAACTAGGAGGTTTGGGGGTGGGAGATGCTCTAATTAGGAATGCAGCACTATTGTTCAAATGGTGGTGGCGTTTTTCAAAGGAGGACTGTCCGCTTTGGAAAAAGATTGTCTGCTCTTGTAATCAGTTGGACCCAACTGTAATGTTATCAAACCAACCTGTGCAACCAAGAGGGGGGCCGTGGAAAGATATATGCCAGTTTAATATAAAGGACCAACAGGTAAGAGATATGATGATCAGGGGTCTGTCGATGGAGGTGGGAAATGGCAGAAACATTCGCTTTTGGGAGGATGCGTGGTTACAAGATGGCTCCTTGAAAGAATGTTTTCCAAGACTCTTCTCGGTTTCAAATCAACAAGGATCCGTAATAGGGGACTGTGGGTTCTGGGATGGGCTACAGTGGGtgtggaacttccaatggaggaggGAACTCTTCCAATGGGAGTTAGAGTTGCTAAATCAATTACATGACCGGTTAAGGGACGTGAGGTTATCACTTGATAGAGAGGATTCAGTGAGttggaaatttgataaaaatggAGTGTTTTCTACTAATTCTTTTGTGCAGGTGCTACATAATGAGACGCTCCCAGCAGACATCACAAGATACAACTTCACAAGCTCCATATGGACAGGATTGGTTCCACCAAGAGTTGAACTCTTTGCTTGGTTTGTGCTAATAGGAAGGGTAAATACGAAGGAGAGGCTGAGCAGACTTGGAATTATTAATCATCATGACAACATTTGTGTTTTGTGTAAAAAGAATATAGAATTTGTTCATCATTTATTTTTTGCATGTGAGTTCACGTGGCAGGTATGGTGTGCTTGGCTGACATTTTCTAATAGAGCGTGGGTCGTCCCAGGAACCACTAAAGAGTTCTATGAGAGCTGGATTGAAGCAACAGGTGGGAAGTCAGAGCAAAGAAAATGGCTGATAGGATTTTGTGCGGTTCTTTGGAACATCTGGCTGGAGCGAAATAGCAGAGTCTTCCAGCAGGTAGAGACAAGTGTTGAAGGAATTAAGATCATGTCCTTCTTGAGCTACAAGGAGTGGTGTGGAGTTGATccgtttggttgttgatggcaatgccggagatgacaacgGATACCAGCTTTTCAGTTATGTCTGTGTTTATTTGGTTATCTTAGTTCCTTTGCTCCACTTTACTGTGTTGAGCCtcttttgttcaaaaaaaaaaacctttttttttttagtaaatattCAAGTTGATCttcaaaaaatttgatattaGACACTTTGATCtccaataagtttttttttttataaattctcaAAAATTACTTTTATCAAACAAATTAATCTCTTTATTATTTTAGAAAGGAGTTAATTTGTCTTATAGCAATatattttaggattttatttgtcTATAATAAAAGCTTTTAGGAACGTATTATTTGTTCGATgcatatattaaaaaattgatgATTCAAGGTGAGCAAAAGATCAATTTGTTCTGCCAAAATAATTTTTGggaatttttaaagaataaaatttattGGAGACTAAATGTAGAATCTAAACTTTATTATGAATTAATTTGgatgaaactttttttttttttacatcaagtATATAATCCCAATAAAACATCTATATTGGCTTTTGATGTTGGTATAACAATTTTTTCCAGTttggaatataattttttttatattttccttttgaTTGACTTGTTTCATCAAACGAAAATATATCATAGGCtaaaataataatgttaaaataatgGTAAGGCTTATGACAAACTTTTGAACATTTTAGGATTAAGACTAAATTTTTATGCAAGGACTAAAGCTAAAAGTTACATATTTtacatgaatttaaaatttgttaaaactttatttttcatGAATTAGACAACAAAGCAAAAAGAATAGCTACAAAAATGGGAATCAGTTTTTGATGTTACTGTCATTTTTTTCTGGTTTAGAATATAAATTTCACtacatatctaaatttttttatgaatcaagtccaattaaattaaacaataaaatttaaattaatactagctataattaatttttgttatattagactaaCTTAGTTAGACTTAGTTAACAAAAAGAATTGGATGTATAGTATTATTCAAattcttttataaattttgttttgattaaCTACTTTCATCAAATGAAAATATATGTTAGGCTAAAATAATAATGTTAAGTTAACGGTAAGGCTTaggacaaaaaaattaaatcttttaggACTAAGACTAAAACTAAGAGTTACATATTGtacatgaaattaaaattaaatttaattttaatatagtctTAATGTGGATCAGTTTTACATATATAGTCGTATtagaaaaaataactatttttatatGATCatgtgaataattatttaaaagaatgaacataattaaataaatatgtaaaatattttagaaattcgTATCTTCAATGTCTTTTCTATTAATATTATTCTTTTCgaacatatataaaaaaactcAAACTAatgaaatttcaatttcaaaatttgaatccacaaaatatatgatataaaaaaaaaaaaaaaaaaactaccagTGTACCTGTATGGGAGTCATATCCCTCTTTATATAATCAAAAGAGGTCCAAGAAGCAATCTTGGCACAAGTATTAGACCCCAAAATACACCCTCTAATAGTGCTCCAATATTGGGGATCCTTAACCCTACTCCTTAACCATGGTGAATAACCCCCAAGATGGTACTCCTTATACACCCTTCCAGGAACTTGAACTCCACCACCCTCGCCAGTCACAACGAACCCAAATATGGTCAAACCAAAGAGTGCGGCCATTAGGAGCAACATGATCGCCAAGTAAATCCATAGTGCCCAAGCCACATGAAAACACGAACCTATGAACCCTGCAAGTGAAATCACAAGCACAACAAAGCCTATAACCAGAAGTGGGGTCTGCAGGAAATTCTCACACGTTGTTGTGCTCCTTGCCATCCATAGACCTGCACCGATTATGGGTATTGATGATAAGAGTGTGAAGAAGTTCAAGAACCCAATCACTGTGTTGCTGAATCGTTGCATCTCATAATCACTTTTTCCTTCTCTCTGTATTGATGATGGTTTCCTAGTTAGTTATGTTTTGTattcagagttttttttttattccctTCAAAAAGCTAAGGGATGTCCTTGCATATGTTAAGCTTTTGGAATTTTAAAAGAAGGGTAAAGTACGTTCAAACTCCGCAGTTTCCCGAAATTACATATAGTACCCCACTAGTTGAGCCACATACTCTCATTCTATGTTTGGTTGGAGAAAATAATGAGAGGAAATaaaatgaaggaaaaaaaaatcaataaaaaataatatttttttatttgaatatcaaacaaaatagaaaaaaaaaatttgtgtgtcactaaatttttttttcatcacaAATAATTAAACAAGAGAGAAAATATTAGATTTTTTGTATTTCTAATATTacttttagttatattattattaatcattattaatataaacttagttttaatagttttaatatattattataatagagatttatatttaaacattatacgtattagataaataatttaaattaaatatataaaattataatattttataatatttataaattataataaatataaataaataaaaaaattatactttattttatgataaaagtattaatgtaattttatactattatattttttttagttttttatctaaataaaaaagaatttctttttattttctttcattctatctattttcttttcatccaaacaacacacatataactctattttttttctattttatctcTTCTCATTTTCCgtcctcttattttctttcttttaattttctttcctatATCCAAACAAAGTATAAGTCTAAAGAGTCTAATATCTAGATGCGTCTAAAATAagcataataattttatattagatgAGCCGTTTTttatgagttattaaatatttaaatttattaaataaaaatcaatgaaGGTTATAAAAAgtgaatattaataaattttataaatatagaataaattagtatatatagataaatatattttaatatataatatttttaaaa
The sequence above is drawn from the Arachis hypogaea cultivar Tifrunner chromosome 4, arahy.Tifrunner.gnm2.J5K5, whole genome shotgun sequence genome and encodes:
- the LOC112796735 gene encoding tetraspanin-6, with translation MQRFSNTVIGFLNFFTLLSSIPIIGAGLWMARSTTTCENFLQTPLLVIGFVVLVISLAGFIGSCFHVAWALWIYLAIMLLLMAALFGLTIFGFVVTGEGGGVQVPGRVYKEYHLGGYSPWLRSRVKDPQYWSTIRGCILGSNTCAKIASWTSFDYIKRDMTPIQSGCCNPPTSCNTNYYNPDTIVVAQQSDCYRWNSAPTMLCYECDSCKAGVLENIRRDWHKISVLNVVVLVFLICIYSIGCCAFRNARRAESDYPHGHNRMTKVRPRWDYYCWRWWYDKKEQLF